In Rouxiella sp. WC2420, the following proteins share a genomic window:
- a CDS encoding MFS transporter, protein MVNVLIPPLNTTVVTVTSTTAPAPVAPATPAPFGIRIATGLVGVLLAVLVSGFNENVTKFAMPDIRGAMGFSYDQASWLLAIYSATSVSAMAFAPWCAGTFTLRRFALIAIGTFMVLGIFCPFAPNYTSMVILRIFQGFAGGALPPLLMSVALRFLPPGIKLYGLGGYALTATFGPSFGLPLAAWSVEYLGWKFAFWQIIPWSLAAMAFVAWGLPQDPMKLERLKQFNWRGLLLGMPALIMIVLGLEQGQRLNWFDDQLICFLIGGGVLLFVLFIINEWFQPLPFFKIQMLERRNLTFALIVLGGVLFVLLGVIIIPSNFLSEVQGYRPLQTAPVMLWVAVPQLIALPLVVALMNNRFVDCRVVLGTGLGLLGVACFIGSHLTQVWNRDDFFLMQMIQVIAQPMAVIPLLMFATGGLAPTDGPFASSWFNTVKGFAAVAAGSFLETVNVHRERFHSNVLVDQYGNNPMASNGVPMAEMAERLHKQAVVLTSSDLYLYMGGVALLMILLIPVMPTRIFPPRAVS, encoded by the coding sequence ATGGTGAACGTTTTGATTCCCCCTCTTAATACAACAGTGGTAACAGTAACATCGACGACTGCACCCGCACCTGTAGCTCCGGCAACGCCAGCCCCTTTTGGTATCCGGATTGCTACCGGGCTTGTCGGTGTGCTGCTCGCAGTACTGGTTTCAGGATTTAACGAAAATGTGACCAAATTTGCCATGCCGGATATCCGTGGTGCCATGGGATTTAGCTATGACCAGGCTTCATGGTTACTGGCTATCTATTCTGCAACCTCCGTTTCGGCAATGGCCTTTGCTCCATGGTGCGCAGGGACATTTACACTGCGTCGTTTTGCACTTATTGCAATCGGTACTTTCATGGTTTTGGGGATTTTTTGCCCCTTTGCTCCCAACTACACATCAATGGTTATCCTGCGCATTTTTCAGGGTTTTGCCGGTGGCGCGTTGCCTCCACTGTTGATGTCGGTCGCATTACGATTTTTGCCACCGGGAATCAAGCTTTATGGCCTTGGCGGCTATGCACTGACAGCAACTTTTGGCCCTAGTTTTGGCCTGCCGCTGGCGGCATGGAGCGTTGAGTATCTGGGTTGGAAATTTGCATTCTGGCAAATCATCCCATGGTCTCTGGCTGCTATGGCATTTGTTGCCTGGGGCCTGCCTCAAGACCCGATGAAGCTAGAACGCCTCAAGCAATTTAACTGGCGCGGACTGCTGCTGGGTATGCCTGCGTTAATCATGATTGTGCTGGGCCTCGAGCAAGGTCAGCGGCTGAACTGGTTCGACGATCAGCTCATCTGTTTCCTGATCGGTGGAGGGGTATTGCTGTTTGTCCTCTTTATTATCAATGAATGGTTCCAGCCACTGCCGTTCTTCAAGATTCAAATGCTTGAAAGGCGCAACCTGACCTTTGCTCTTATCGTTTTGGGTGGAGTGCTATTTGTTCTGTTGGGTGTGATTATCATTCCGTCAAACTTTCTTTCGGAAGTTCAAGGCTATAGACCGTTACAAACGGCTCCGGTCATGCTCTGGGTCGCAGTGCCGCAGCTGATCGCCTTGCCTCTGGTCGTTGCGTTGATGAATAACCGTTTCGTTGATTGCCGTGTCGTTCTGGGAACCGGGCTAGGCCTGCTGGGAGTAGCCTGCTTTATAGGCTCGCACCTTACTCAAGTCTGGAATCGTGACGACTTCTTTCTGATGCAGATGATCCAGGTTATTGCCCAACCGATGGCGGTCATTCCCCTGCTGATGTTCGCAACTGGCGGTTTGGCACCGACCGATGGCCCGTTTGCATCGTCATGGTTCAATACCGTCAAGGGCTTTGCCGCCGTTGCCGCAGGCAGCTTCCTTGAGACGGTCAACGTACATCGCGAACGTTTTCATTCGAATGTTTTAGTTGATCAGTATGGCAATAACCCAATGGCCAGCAATGGCGTACCTATGGCCGAAATGGCTGAGCGCCTCCATAAGCAAGCCGTCGTACTGACTTCATCTGATCTCTACCTTTATATGGGTGGCGTTGCGTTGCTTATGATCTTGCTTATCCCTGTCATGCCAACCCGCATCTTCCCACCACGTGCCGTATCTTGA
- a CDS encoding FadR/GntR family transcriptional regulator, whose translation MGKPSTAVTRQPLVTTVIETIRHLVTDKTWPIGEKVPSEAELTELFNVGRNTIREAIRVLSHSGMLEVRQGDGTYVRSIIDPSEVMREIDKGGLREHFELRCMIESEAAKYAASRRTDEDLRRIKDALLMRGEYDPSMPMDLFLDRDMVLHNAIVQASNNTAMHALYRYFSISVRQHTSTALSIIDLPEPDLYAHQEVFFAIESNDPESAENAVKRMWAPMIVMLTTHLMNE comes from the coding sequence ATGGGTAAACCATCAACAGCGGTAACACGTCAGCCCTTGGTAACAACGGTTATAGAAACAATTCGCCATCTGGTAACGGACAAGACGTGGCCGATTGGGGAAAAAGTACCGAGTGAAGCAGAGCTTACCGAGCTTTTCAACGTCGGGCGCAATACTATCCGTGAGGCCATTCGCGTGTTATCGCATTCCGGTATGCTGGAAGTGAGGCAAGGCGATGGCACCTATGTCCGCAGTATTATTGATCCCTCAGAAGTGATGCGGGAAATAGATAAGGGTGGATTACGCGAGCATTTTGAACTTCGTTGCATGATCGAATCTGAGGCCGCCAAATATGCCGCCAGCAGAAGAACCGATGAAGACTTACGTCGTATCAAAGACGCCTTATTGATGCGTGGAGAATATGATCCTTCCATGCCGATGGATTTATTCCTGGATAGAGACATGGTATTACACAATGCAATCGTTCAGGCCTCAAACAATACGGCGATGCATGCTTTATACCGCTATTTCAGTATTTCAGTCAGGCAGCATACGAGTACTGCGCTATCGATTATTGACTTGCCTGAGCCAGATCTTTATGCGCATCAGGAAGTATTTTTTGCCATTGAATCCAATGATCCTGAATCGGCTGAAAATGCAGTAAAACGCATGTGGGCACCCATGATTGTAATGCTGACTACGCATTTGATGAATGAGTAA